A portion of the Parasteatoda tepidariorum isolate YZ-2023 chromosome 5, CAS_Ptep_4.0, whole genome shotgun sequence genome contains these proteins:
- the LOC107450826 gene encoding uncharacterized protein, with protein MKFFLICAGILLCFGLTKAETCNCVSYLISENGLSRENRITSTEYDIENTKCDGDGIMKCKDFCVEMYAELTDGGKTCVVMPGDHQKVGDWMCQALNRNVCNARVGIFVQSCGSDPVDTGFRFKESICCKSGKSAHC; from the exons atgaaatttttcttgatcTGTGCAGGCATTCTACTTTGTTTTGG GTTAACCAAAGCTGAAACCTGTAATTGTGTTAGCTACCTAATTTCCGAGAATGGACTTTCAAGAGAAAACAGAATTACTTCAACTGAATATGATATCGAGAATACCAAATGTGATGGGGATGGTATCATGAAGTGTAAAGATTTCTGCGTTGAAATG TACGCAGAACTGACAGACGGCGGCAAAACATGCGTCGTGATGCCGGGAGATCACCAAAAAGTTGGAGATTGGATGTGTCAAGCCCTCAACAGGAACGTATGTAATGCACGAGTTGGAATTTTCGTGCAGAGCTGTGGCAGTGATCCGGTCGATACAGGTTTCCGGTTTAAGGAAAGCATATGCTGCAAATCGGGAAAAAGCGCGCATTGTTAA